The DNA window TTTGAAGCTGTTTTTATGCTCAAACTCCATGCCTTCGCGATAAACGCCCAAAGCTTTTAAAGCAGCGGTCAGAGCCTTTTTTTCTATCTTAATTGAATCTACCAAAGTCCTGTCAAAGTCAATAAAATAAGCCTTAATCTGCTCAAATACTTCATAATTTTCCATATATGATAATTATACCATTCCTCGTTGTTTTTACGCAATATATTATAAAAGTCCCTTTAAAAGGGACTAAAAAGCGGTTCCATAAAAATTATAAAATTTATTAAGCGCGCTCGGACGCGACGGTCTCGTCTTCCAGTTTCTCAACCGTAGGCTCGTCAACCTCTTCCGGGTAAGGCGTATCTTGGTATTGGGACATCTTTTCGGTAAAGAACTGATTCATTATATCATAGGCTCTTTGGGTAAGCGCCTTATGGTCCTCGCCCTCTTGGACGTAAATAGGGGGCAGGATATTAAGAGTAAGCCTCTTGCCTTTATATGTATAGCACATGGGCAAGATAGGCACGCCCGCTTCAAGCGCTATCCTAAAAGAGCCTGTCTTAAAGCGCCGCAATTTAGGGCAGCGCCTTATCAAATGCCCTTCGGGATAGATTAGCACTTTTTTGCCTGATTTTGCCAGTTGCGCGAAAGCGCTTATAAAGTCTTTCATATATCTTAGGTCCCTAGGGACAGGCCGCGCGCCTAAGCCGTAAATCAGCCACCCCAAAAATTTCTTGTAGAAATTGTCTTCCTGCGAGACGATATACATCCTACGGGGCAAAAGAGCCAAAGCGATTATGGGCGCGTCATATTCGTGGACATGGTTTGCTATTATAATAGCGCCTTGTTTTTTGACTTTTTTGTAATTTTTTCTGCCTTTGATTTTGGCCCTTAAGACAAAAGTTTTTATAAAAAGCAATATCGGCACAAAAAACCAAAACATCAAGAACGAGAATATCCTAAAATACCATTTGGGATATAAAAAGTCTGTCTTGGAAAAATCAAATTTTTTCATAATCTCTAGCACCTTTTATGACAAAACGTTTTCTTCAATCATTTCTTCCTCAATGGGCTGGACCAAATTATCGCCCATTCCCAATGACTCTTCTTGAAGTTTTTGGTTTTTGGTGTTTTGATGC is part of the Clostridiales bacterium genome and encodes:
- a CDS encoding 1-acyl-sn-glycerol-3-phosphate acyltransferase codes for the protein MKKFDFSKTDFLYPKWYFRIFSFLMFWFFVPILLFIKTFVLRAKIKGRKNYKKVKKQGAIIIANHVHEYDAPIIALALLPRRMYIVSQEDNFYKKFLGWLIYGLGARPVPRDLRYMKDFISAFAQLAKSGKKVLIYPEGHLIRRCPKLRRFKTGSFRIALEAGVPILPMCYTYKGKRLTLNILPPIYVQEGEDHKALTQRAYDIMNQFFTEKMSQYQDTPYPEEVDEPTVEKLEDETVASERA